The proteins below come from a single Necator americanus strain Aroian chromosome V, whole genome shotgun sequence genomic window:
- a CDS encoding hypothetical protein (NECATOR_CHRV.G18707.T1), producing the protein MHRLLRCRKHASGIALSSVSGITPSTAEIVWMRLCTIAGSQKTQTLDRECSRTYGEDHNKDAFHDELNTLISRIPSQQAVIVEIDTNAKMGFEQQSDVLEKWFYHMEQTSDNGNRLIDLCKWTTFIIASTFKRNHRRHQLTWQGTTH; encoded by the coding sequence atgcaccgtttgctccgttgcaggaaacacgcatcagggATCGCTCTCTCATCAGTATCGGGaattacaccatctactgcgGAGATCGTCTGGATGCGTCTTTGTACaattgcgggatcgcagaagactcaaactctggatcgtgagtgctcacgcacctacggagaGGATCACAACAAGGACGCGTttcatgatgaactcaatacgtTGATATCCAGGATACCAAGCCAGCAAGCGGTGATTGTCGAAATTGACACAAATGCTAAGATGGGatttgaacaacaatccgatgtgctcgAGAAATGGTTCTATCACATGGAGCAGACATCGGACAACGGAAATCGCCTGATAGACCTTTGCAAATGGACGACTTTCATCATTGCATCCACGTTTAAAagaaatcatcgacgccatcagcttacgtggcaagGGACAACGCATTAA
- a CDS encoding hypothetical protein (NECATOR_CHRV.G18708.T1), translating into MLPLDELGWLPGSDVGSVQDRQTALYLAALITQPPSQTFLLAEFTSSAGNTYRIGYCLRRVLNASSESASFTLFLVRNPILINTRRIAEYEAEKNWAVVGIECDVPDSSRFSDI; encoded by the exons ATGCTCCCTCTAGATGAGTTGGGTTGGCTCCCCGGCAGCGACGTTGGCAGTGTTCAGGACAGGCAAACAGCTCTTTATCTTGCCGCT CTGATTACGCAACCTCCTTCTCAGACGTTTCTCCTAGCTGAATTCACCAGTAGTGCGGgcaacacatacagaattggaTATTGTCTCCGCAG ggTCCTGAATGCATCCAGTGAGTCAGCGTCGTTCACTCTCTTCCTGGTGCGTAATCCAATATTGATCAACACTCGTCG AATTGCCGAATATGAAGCcgagaagaactgggcggtggttggaatcgaatgcgacgtcccagacagctctagattttcggatatctga